The Falco naumanni isolate bFalNau1 chromosome 1, bFalNau1.pat, whole genome shotgun sequence genome window below encodes:
- the MYO18A gene encoding unconventional myosin-XVIIIa isoform X11, producing MFNLMKKDKEKDGARKEKKEKKEKKERMSAAELKSLEEMSMRRGFFNLNRASKRDSKTRLEISNPIPIKVASGSDLHLTDIDSDSNRGSVILDSGHLSTASSSDDLKVDDANFKGSVLQRAAKFGSLAKQNSQMIVKRFSFSQKSRDESTSETSTPSEHSAAPSPQVEVRMLETQLSKQGVPQGHPCTPPATSLRARVPELVSKRFPAELRLPALVPPQPPTPRQLELQRRNTGDFGFSLRRTTMLDRAPDGQVYRRVVHFAEPGAGTKDLALGLVPGDRLVEINGRNVESKSRDEIVEMIRQSGETVQLKVQPILELSELSRCWLRGGQGTRRAAWDAKTEEQIAAEEAWYETEKVWLVHRDGFSLGSQLRLEEGVPLPEGKVKVKLDHDGTVLEVEEDDVEKANPPSCDRVEDLASLLYLNESSVLHTLRQRYGGNLLHTYAGPTMVIINPLSSPSMYSEKVMHMFKGCRREDTSPHIYAVAQAAYRSMLMSRQDQAVVLLGASGSGKTTNCQHLVQYLTTIAGSTGKVFSVEKWQALYTILEAFGNSSTGMNGNATRFSQIISLDFDQAGQVASASIQTLLLEKLRVTKRPANEATFNIFYYLLACSDSTLRTELHFNHLAENNVFGIVPLSKPEEKQKATQQFNKLQAAMKVMGISSDEQKAFWLVLGAIYHLGAAGATKDADEAGRKQFARHEWAQKAAYLLGCSLEELSSSIFKHQPKGTLQRSTSFRQGPDEPPLGDSGTGPKLTALECLEGMAAGLYSELFTLLISLLNRALKSSQHSVCSVTVVDTPGAQNPELAGQSRGATFEELCHNYTQERLQLLFHQRTFARELERYKEENIELALADAEPGSSGSIAAVDQPSHQALVRSLARTDEARGLLWLLEEEALQPGGNEDTLLERLFSYYGPQEGGKKGHNPLLPSDKPRHFLLGHSSGTNWVEYDATGWLNHVKHNPASQNASVLLQESQKKVISSLFAGRGGSALVLSGSVAGLEGGSQLALRRATSMRKTFTTGVAAVKKKSLCIQIKLQVDALIDSIKKSKLHFVHCFLPKAAGGGGDPRALPCRRVSGSELELPAEHCEAGLMQLDVPLLRAQLRGSRLLDTLRMYRQGYPDHMVFAEFRRRFDVLAPHLTKKHGRNYIVVDEKRAVEELLESLDLEKSSYHMGLSRVFFRAGSLARLEEQRDAQTSRNITLFQAACRGFLARQQFKKRKIQDLAIRCVQKNIKKNKGVKGWPWWKLFTTVRPLIEVQLTEDQIRGKDEEIQQLKSKLEKVEKERNELRLNSDRLESRITELTSELTDERNTGESASQLLDAETAERLRAEKEMKDLQAKYDALKKQMESMEMEVMEARLIRAAELNGELDDDDSGGEWRLKYERAVREIDFTKKRLQQELEDKLEVEQQGKRQLERRLTDLQADSEESQRALQQLKKKCQRLAAELQDTKLHLEGQQGRNHDLEKKQRRFDTELSQAHEEAQRERLQREKLSREKDVLVAEVFGLKQLLEDKDSDIAGLTQKAEALEAELQDISSQESKDEASLAKVKKQLRDLEAKVKDQEEELDEQAGTIQMLEQAKLRLEMEMERLRQTHAKEVESRDEEVEEIRQSCQKKLKQMEVQLEEEYEDKQKVLREKRELESKLSAVSEQANQRDFETEKRLRRDLKRTKALLADAQIMLDHLKNNAPSKREIAQLKNQLEESEFTCAAAVKARKSMEVEIEDLHLQIDDLAKAKAGLEEQLSRLQREKNEVQSRLEEDQEDMNELMKKHKAAVAQASRDLAQMNDLQAQLEEVNKEKQELQEKLQGLQSQLEFLEQSMVDKSLVSRQEAKIRELETRLEFERTQVKRLESLATRLKENMEKLTEERDQRAAAENREKEQNKRLQRQLRDVKEEMGELAKKEAEASRKKHELEMDLESLEAANQSLQSDLKLAFKRIGDLQAAIEDEMESDSNEDLINSLQDMVAKYQKRKSKLDGDSDVDSELEDRVDGVKSWLSKNKGSSKALSDDGSLKGSSPPSSRHTFTYDRWDEEQDTGESTRRYSHSSPSASEADSRATETPA from the exons ATGTTCAACTTGATGAAAaaggacaaggagaaggatgggGCCCgaaaggagaagaaggaaaagaaggagaagaaggagcgGATGTCGGCAGCTGAACTGAAGAGCTTGGAGGAGATGAGCATGCGCCGGGGCTTCTTCAACCTCAACCGTGCCTCCAAGCGGGACTCCAAGACCCGCCTGGAGATCTCCAACCCCATCCCCATTAAGGTGGCCAGTGGCTCTGACCTGCATCTCACAGATATCGACTCCGACAGCAACCGGGGCAGCGTCATCTTGGACTCAGGCCACCTGAGCACGGCCAGCTCCAGCGATGATCTCAAGGTGGACGATGCCAACTTCAAGGGCTCGGTGCTGCAGCGGGCGGCCAAATTTGGCTCGTTGGCCAAGCAGAACTCACAGATGATTGTCAAACGTTTCTCCTTCTCCCAGAAGAGCCGGGATGAGAGCACCTCAGAGACATCCACCCCCTCCGAGCActcagcagccccctccccacaggtGGAGGTGCGCATGCTGGAGACCCAGCTTTCCAAGCAAGGGGTCCCCCAAGGACACCCCTGCAcccctcctgccacctccctgcgTGCCAGGGTGCCGGAGCTCGTTAGCAAGAGGTTTCCTGCCGAGCTGCGGCTGCCCGCCTTGgtgcccccgcagccccccaccccacggcagctggagctgcagaggcGCAACACTGGTGATTTTGGCTTCTCCCTACGCCGCACCACCATGCTGGACCGGGCGCCCGATGGGCAGGTGTACCGACGTGTCGTGCACTTTGCTGAACCTGGAGCTGGCACCAAAGACTTGGCGTTGGGGTTGGTGCCTGGTGACCGGTTGGTGGAGATCAATGGACGAAATGTGGAGAGCAAATCCCGGGATGAGATCGTGGAGATGATCCGGCAGTCGGGGGAGACGGTGCAGCTGAAGGTGCAGCCCATCCTGGAGCTGAGTGAGCTGAGCCGCTGCTGGCTGCGGGGCGGCCAGGGGACACGCCGCGCTGCTTGGGAT GCCAAGACGGAGGAGCAGATAGCCGCCGAGGAGGCCTGGTATGAGACAGAGAAGGTGTGGCTGGTGCACAGAGATGGCTTCTCCTTGG gcagccagctgcgGCTGGAGGAAGGTGTCCCCCTGCCCGAGGGCAAGGTGAAGGTGAAGCTGGACCATGATGGAACCGTcctggaggtggaggaggacGATGTGGAGAAG GCAAACCCCCCCTCCTGTGACCGCGTGGAGGACCTCGCCAGCCTCCTCTACCTCAACGAGTCCAGCGTGCTGCACACGCTGCGGCAGCGCTACGGTGGAAACCTCCTGCACACCTACGCCGGCCCCACCATGGTCATCATCAACCCACTGAGCTCCCCCTCCATGTATTCTGAGAAG GTCATGCACATGTTCAAAGGGTGCCGCAGGGAGGACACGTCCCCGCACATCTACGCGGTGGCCCAGGCTGCCTACCGCAGCATGCTGATGAGCCGCCAGGACCAAGCGGTCGTGCTGCTGGGCGCCAGTGGCAGCGGCAAAACCACCAACTGCCAACACCTTGTCCAGTACCTCACCACCATCGCTGGCAGCACTGGCAAGGTCTTCTCCG TGGAGAAGTGGCAGGCTCTCTACACCATCCTGGAGGCTTTTGGCAATAGCAGCACCGGCATGAATGGCAACGCCACCCGCTTCTCCCAGATCATCTCTCTGGACTTCGACCAGGCTGGGCAGGTGGCATCTGCCTCCATACAG ACGCTGTTGCTGGAGAAGCTGCGCGTCACGAAGCGCCCAGCCAACGAAGCAACCTTCAACATCTTCTACTACCTGCTGGCCTGCTCTGACAGCACCCTGCG GACTGAGCTTCATTTCAACCACTTGGCAGAGAACAACGTCTTTGGCATCGTGCCCCTCTCCAAG CcggaggaaaagcagaaggcGACCCAGCAGTTCAACAAGCTTCAGGCTGCCATGAAGGTGATGGGCATCTCCAGCGATGAGCAGAAAGCCTTCTGGCTTGTCCTGGGGGCCATTTATCATCTGGGGGCCGCCGGGGCCACAAAAG ACGCCGACGAAG CTGGAAGGAAGCAGTTTGCACGGCACGAGTGGGCTCAGAAAGCCGCTTacctgctgggctgcagcctggaggagctctcctcctccatctTCAAGCACCAGCCCAAGGGTACCCTGCAGCGATCCACCTCCTTCCGGCAGGGCCCCGATGAGCCCCCCCTGGGTGACAGCGGTACAG GTCCCAAGCTGACAGCACTGGAGTGCCTGGAGGGCATGGCGGCCGGCTTGTACTCTGAGCTCTTCACCCTCCTCATCTCCCTCCTCAACAG GGCGCTGAAATCGAGCCAGCACTCGGTGTGCTCGGTGACGGTGGTGGACACCCCGGGGGCGCAGAACCCCgagctggcagggcagagccggGGGGCCACCTTCGAGGAGCTTTGCCACAACTACACCCAGGAGCgcctgcagctgctcttccaCCAGCGCACCTTCGCCCGCGAGCTGGAGCGCTACAAGGAG GAGAACATAGAGCTTGCCCTGGCTGACGCCGAGCCCGGCTCCTCTGGCTCCATAGCTGCTGTAGACCAGCCCTCGCATCAGGCACTG GTCCGGTCACTGGCCCGCACAGACGAGGCGcgggggctgctgtggctgctggaggaggaggcGCTGCAGCCAGGCGGCAACGAGGACACCTTGCTGGAGCGGCTCTTCTCCTACTACGGCCCCCAGGAAGGGGGCAAGAAAG GGCACAACCCGCTGCTCCCCAGTGACAAGCCCCGGCATTTCCTTCTGGGCCACAGCTCAGGGACCAACTGGGTGGAGTACGATGCCACGGGCTGGCTCAACCACGTCAAGCACAACCCGGCCTCCCAAAATGCCTCCGTCCTGCTGCAGGAGTCACAGAA GAAGGTCATCAGCAGCCTGTTTGCGGGCCGTGGCGGGTCAGCGCTGGTGCTGTCGGGCTcggtggcagggctggagggggggtCCCAGCTGGCCCTGCGCCGGGCCACCAGCATGCGGAAGACCTTCACCACCGGCGTGGCTGCTGTCAAGAAGAAATCCCTCTGCATCCAGATCAAGCTGCAAGTG GACGCCCTCATTGACAGCATCAAGAAGTCCAAGCTCCACTTTGTGCACTGCTTCCTGCCCaaggcggcggggggcggcggggaccCCCGGGCTCTGCCGTGCCGGCGGGTGAGCGGCAGTGAACTGGAGCTGCCGGCGGAGCACTGCGAGGCCGGGCTCATGCAGCTGGACGTGCCCCTCCTGCGTGCCCAGCTCCGCGGCTCCCGCCTGCTCGACACCCTCCGCATGTACCGCCAAG GGTATCCCGACCACATGGTTTTTGCGGAGTTCAGGCGGCGCTTTGACGTCCTGGCCCCACACCTGACCAAGAAGCACGGGCGCAACTACATCGTCGTGGATGAGAAGCGG gCAGTGGAGGAGCTCCTGGAGTCGCTGGacctggagaagagcagctaCCACATGGGCTTGAGCCGG GTGTTTTTCCGAGCTGGATCACtagccaggctggaggagcagagggacGCGCAGACCAGCAGGAACATCACCCTCTTCCAGGCAGCGTGCAGGGGCTTCTTGGCACGGCAGCAGTTCAAGAAAAGGAAG ATCCAGGATTTGGCCATCCGCTGCGTGCAGAAGAACATCAAGAAGAACAAGGGGGTGAAGGGCTGGCCCTGGTGGAAGCTTTTCACCACCGTGCGGCCCCTCATCGAGGTGCAGCTCACCGAGGACCAGATCCGCGGCAAAGAC GAAGAGATCCAGCAGCTGAAGAGCAAACTCGAGAAGGTGGAGAAAGAGCGTAACGAGCTCCGGCTCAACAGCGACCGCCTGGAGAGCAGG ATCACAGAGCTGACATCGGAGCTGACAGACGAGCGGAACACCGGCGAGTCGgcctcccagctgctggacGCTGAGACGGCTGAGAGGCTGCGGGCCGAGAAGGAGATGAAGGACCTGCAG gcCAAGTACGATGCTCTGAAGAAGCAGATGGAGTCCATGGAGATGGAGGTGATGGAGGCTCGGCTCATCCGGGCGGCCGAGCTCAACGGGGAGCTCGACGATGACGATTCAG GTGGCGAATGGCGGCTGAAATATGAGCGGGCGGTGCGGGAGATCGACTTCACTAAGAAacggctgcagcaggagctggaggacaAGCTGGAGGTGGAGCAGCAGGGCAAGAGGCAGCTGGAGCGGAGG ctgaCGGACCTGCAGGCAGACAGCGAGGAGAGCCAGCGGGCGCTGCAGCAGCTAAAGAAGAAGTGCCAGCGCCTGGCCGCGGAGCTGCAGGACACCAAGCTGCACCTCGAGGGGCAGCAAGGACGCAACCATGACCTGGAGAAGAAGCAGCGGAG GTTTGACACCGAGCTCTCGCAGGCGCACGAGGAGGCCCAGCGGGAGAGGCTGCAGCGGGAGAAGCTGAGCCGTGAGAAGGACGTGCTGGTGGCTGAGGTCTTCGGCCtcaagcagctgctggag GACAAGGACTCGGACATTGCGGGGCTGACACAGAAGGCGGAGGCGCtggaggctgagctgcaggacaTCTCCTCCCAGGAGTCGAAGGATGAAGCCTCCCTGGCCAAGgtgaagaagcagctgagggacctGGAGGCGAAGGTCAAAGACCAGGAGGAGGAACTGGACGAGCAGGCTGGGACCATCcagatgctggagcag GCCAAGCTGCggctggagatggagatggagcGGCTGCGGCAGACCCACGCCAAGGAGGTGGAGAGCCGTGACGAGGAGGTGGAGGAGATTCGGCAGTCGTGCCAGAAGAAG CTGAAGCAGATGGaggtgcagctggaggaggagtaCGAGGACAAGCAGAAGGTACTGAGAGAGAAACGGGAGCTGGAGAGCAAGTTATCTGCTGTCAGCGAGCAG GCCAACCAGCGGGACTTCGAGACGGAAAAGCGCCTGCGCCGGGACCTGAAGAGGACAAAGGCGCTGCTGGCTGATGCACAGATCATGCTGGACCACCTGAAGAACAATGCACCCAGCAAGAGGGAGATCGCCCAGCTCAAGAACCAG ctggaggagtcGGAGTTCACCTGTGCGGCTGCTGTTAAGGCCCGCAAGTCCATGGAGGTGGAGATTGAAGACCTCCACCTGCAGATCGACGATCTTGCCAAGGCCAAGGCAGGG ctggaggagcagctgagccGGCTGCAGCGGGAGAAGAATGAGGTGCAGAGTCGGCTGGAGGAGGACCAGGAGGACATGAATGAGCTGATGAAGAAGCACAAGGCGGCTGTGGCCCAG GCGTCCCGGGACCTGGCGCAGATGAATGACctccaggcacagctggaggaggtcaacaaggagaagcaggagctgcaAGAGAAG CTGCAAGGCTTGCAGAGCCAGCTGGAATTCCTGGAGCAATCCATGGTGGACAAGTCGCTAGTGAGCCGGCAAGAAGCCAAGATCCGCGAGCTGGAGACCAGGCTGGAGTTTGAGCGGACACAAGTCAAGCGCCTGGAG AGCCTGGCCACGCGGCTGAAGGAGAACATGGAGAAGCTGACGGAGGAGCGAGATCAGCGCGCAGCCGCCGAGAACCGGGAGAAGGAGCAGAACAAGCGGCTGCAGCGACAGCTCCGCGATGTCAAGGAGGAGATGGGTGAGCTGGCCAAGAAGGAGGCAGAGGCCAGCCGCAAGAAGCACGAGCTG GAGATGGACCTGGAGAGCCTGGAAGCTGCCAACCAGAGCCTGCAGTCAGACCTGAAGCTGGCCTTCAAGCGCATCGGGGACCTGCAGGCGGCCATCGAGGATGAGATGGAGAGTGACAGCAACGAGGACCTCATCAACAG TTTGCAGGACATGGTGGCAAAgtatcagaaaagaaagagtaaacT TGATGGTGACTCGGACGTGGACTCAGAGCTGGAGGACCGTGTGGACGGGGTGAAGTCCTGGCTCTCCAAGAACAAAGGCTCCTCCAAAGCGCTCTCGGATGATGGCAGCCTGAAGGGCAGCAG cccccccagctcccggcACACCTTCACCTACGACAGATGGGACGAGGAGCAGGACACCGGGGAAAGCACACGCCGCTACTCCCACAGCTCCCCCAGCGCCAGCGAGGCAGACAGCCGGGCCACCGAGACCCCTGCCTAG